A portion of the Micromonospora vinacea genome contains these proteins:
- a CDS encoding DUF1996 domain-containing protein, protein MIKLRSTPRHRRSVTALLLVSVALAGGCKEAPGTPGGSGPSSDTGIGSSSPDAPTATAAGDPSGTPSAPGTSATPSGPGKPGTPATSAAPPTASGGWITIDAAAQASATKAFFARKPKPVTGNPVKVPEFNVGCTTSHHNSDDPIVLPKLVGGSHNHTFWGNRSTDANSTAESLRASKATTCNSPDDQSAYWVPTMYQNGKVVDPKEVTVYYGSRLKDPSRTQPFPFGLRMITGNAKNQVDTPDKQGNHFWCAGIGGEVGRSADKTFPVCAKTANIVRQITFPDCWDGRHLDSPDHKAHMANGDHTGACPKSHPVPVPSVSFVISYPLSANTDGITLASGTSFSMHADFFNAWKDEALAARVRNCLDQGVKCNSAGNF, encoded by the coding sequence TTGATAAAACTTCGATCCACCCCTCGACACCGTCGTTCCGTCACCGCCCTGCTGCTGGTGAGCGTGGCGCTCGCCGGCGGATGCAAGGAGGCGCCGGGCACTCCCGGCGGGTCCGGCCCGTCCAGCGACACCGGCATCGGCTCGTCCAGCCCGGACGCGCCGACGGCCACCGCCGCGGGCGACCCGTCGGGAACGCCGAGCGCCCCGGGCACCTCGGCCACCCCGTCCGGCCCGGGTAAGCCGGGAACCCCGGCGACCAGCGCCGCCCCGCCCACCGCATCCGGTGGCTGGATCACGATCGACGCTGCCGCGCAGGCCTCCGCGACGAAGGCGTTCTTCGCGCGCAAGCCCAAGCCGGTGACCGGCAACCCCGTCAAGGTGCCCGAATTCAACGTCGGCTGTACGACCAGCCACCACAACAGCGACGACCCGATCGTGCTGCCCAAGCTGGTGGGTGGCTCGCACAACCACACGTTCTGGGGCAACAGGTCGACCGACGCCAACTCGACAGCCGAATCGCTGCGGGCGTCGAAGGCGACCACCTGCAACTCGCCGGACGACCAGTCCGCCTACTGGGTGCCGACGATGTACCAGAACGGCAAGGTCGTGGACCCGAAGGAGGTGACCGTCTACTACGGTTCCCGGCTGAAGGACCCGAGCAGGACCCAGCCGTTCCCGTTCGGCCTGCGGATGATCACCGGTAACGCCAAGAACCAGGTCGACACCCCGGACAAGCAGGGCAACCACTTCTGGTGCGCCGGCATCGGCGGCGAGGTCGGCCGCAGCGCTGACAAGACCTTCCCGGTCTGCGCGAAGACCGCGAACATCGTCCGGCAGATCACCTTCCCGGACTGCTGGGACGGCAGGCACCTGGACAGCCCCGACCACAAGGCGCACATGGCCAACGGGGACCACACCGGGGCGTGCCCGAAGAGCCACCCGGTGCCCGTCCCGTCGGTGTCCTTCGTGATCTCGTATCCGTTGAGCGCGAACACGGACGGCATCACCCTCGCCTCCGGCACGTCGTTCTCCATGCACGCGGACTTCTTCAACGCGTGGAAGGACGAGGCGCTCGCGGCCCGGGTGCGCAACTGCCTCGACCAGGGCGTGAAGTGCAACTCGGCCGGTAACTTCTGA
- a CDS encoding L,D-transpeptidase, whose translation MALVAVTVAATPLVLGGCTTERKATVRQAERAVPSPELTLTPVDLSRNVPLSAEVVPLVRGGKITAVRLVDDTGTLVRAEPREDGSAWVPTAPLRPRRTYTAAVTATADSGRTTTRTTTFTTAATSTKPQVTSTLYFADKRTYGTAMPVTIGFDPPIARAARADVQRRLFVTTKPAQPGVWSWVDDGSQVYYRAPDFWRPGTTISVRAGLEGLPIGRNHIGDADRAATSRIGRQVALEVDNATKQMRVLRDGRLIRRIPVSLGKRSTPTSSGKMVIMEKHQRTTFDTRGEPNGGYVVNVKDAQRLTWGGEFIHGAPWSVSDQGHRNVSHGCTNISAANADWLMGVTQVGDLVTFTGTEVRLQPGNGWTAWNTSWGQFVKGSALPVPADLRPAPASAPPARAVAGGTPTPSPPASGG comes from the coding sequence ATGGCGCTCGTGGCGGTGACCGTCGCGGCGACACCGCTGGTCCTCGGTGGTTGCACCACCGAGCGGAAGGCCACCGTGCGTCAGGCCGAGCGGGCGGTGCCCTCGCCCGAACTGACCCTTACGCCCGTCGACCTCTCCCGGAACGTGCCGCTCAGCGCCGAGGTGGTTCCGCTCGTCAGGGGCGGGAAGATCACCGCGGTGCGCCTCGTCGACGACACCGGCACGCTGGTCCGGGCGGAGCCACGCGAGGACGGCTCGGCCTGGGTGCCGACCGCTCCGTTGCGGCCGCGGCGCACCTACACCGCGGCCGTGACCGCCACCGCCGACTCCGGGCGGACCACCACCCGCACCACCACCTTCACCACCGCGGCCACGTCGACGAAGCCGCAGGTGACCAGCACCCTCTACTTCGCCGACAAGCGGACGTACGGCACGGCCATGCCGGTGACCATCGGCTTCGATCCGCCCATCGCCAGGGCGGCCCGTGCCGACGTGCAGCGTCGGTTGTTCGTCACCACGAAGCCGGCCCAGCCGGGCGTCTGGTCCTGGGTGGACGACGGCAGCCAGGTCTACTACCGGGCTCCCGACTTCTGGCGGCCGGGCACGACCATCAGTGTCCGGGCCGGCCTGGAGGGTCTGCCGATCGGCAGGAACCACATCGGTGACGCCGACCGCGCCGCGACGTCCCGGATCGGACGGCAGGTGGCGCTCGAGGTCGACAACGCCACCAAGCAGATGCGCGTGCTACGGGACGGCAGGCTGATCCGCAGGATCCCGGTCAGCCTCGGCAAGCGCAGCACCCCCACGTCCAGCGGCAAGATGGTGATCATGGAGAAGCACCAGCGCACCACGTTCGACACGCGCGGCGAGCCGAACGGCGGCTACGTGGTGAACGTCAAGGACGCGCAACGGCTCACCTGGGGCGGCGAGTTCATCCACGGGGCACCCTGGTCGGTGTCCGATCAGGGACACCGCAACGTCTCACACGGCTGCACGAACATCTCGGCGGCCAACGCCGACTGGCTGATGGGCGTCACCCAGGTCGGCGACCTGGTCACCTTCACCGGCACCGAGGTCCGGCTCCAGCCGGGCAACGGCTGGACGGCCTGGAACACCAGTTGGGGCCAGTTCGTCAAGGGCAGCGCACTGCCCGTACCCGCGGATCTTCGACCGGCCCCGGCGTCGGCGCCGCCGGCGCGGGCGGTCGCCGGTGGCACGCCGACGCCGTCGCCGCCCGCCTCCGGCGGCTGA
- a CDS encoding Rv0361 family membrane protein, with amino-acid sequence MTYEPMMVSDPRPNRTLRTVLIVVGALLALCCVIGTCVGLWLYRSVKDTVEPVRVAATAYLDDVQAGNYAGAYQRLCDRVRDTMPQEDFTRIQSAQLKVSSYEITGVNVNNYNGRVTGTVQVEAVQEATGATFTQGVALVKEDGEWRVCQ; translated from the coding sequence ATGACGTACGAGCCGATGATGGTTTCCGACCCGAGGCCCAACCGGACGCTTCGGACGGTCCTGATCGTCGTCGGCGCCCTGCTGGCTTTGTGCTGCGTGATCGGCACCTGCGTCGGCCTCTGGCTCTACCGCTCGGTCAAGGACACCGTCGAACCGGTCCGGGTGGCCGCGACGGCCTACCTCGACGACGTGCAGGCCGGCAACTACGCGGGCGCGTACCAGCGGCTGTGCGACAGGGTGCGCGACACGATGCCGCAGGAGGACTTCACCCGGATCCAGAGCGCGCAGTTGAAGGTCAGCAGTTACGAGATCACCGGCGTGAACGTCAACAACTACAACGGGCGGGTCACCGGGACCGTCCAGGTCGAGGCGGTCCAGGAGGCCACCGGTGCGACGTTCACCCAGGGGGTGGCGCTGGTCAAGGAGGACGGCGAGTGGCGTGTCTGCCAGTGA
- a CDS encoding MerR family transcriptional regulator: MRIGELAAKTGVSVRALRYYEEQGLLAAARSSGGQRHYLDDAIDRVYLIQMLYAAGLSSRTILDLLPCVDAKVNTPQSRAMLRAERDRIDRQITQLRQARERLDAVIALSESPASGCTRTDTDATVA, translated from the coding sequence ATGCGGATCGGGGAACTCGCCGCGAAGACCGGGGTGTCGGTGCGCGCCCTGCGCTACTACGAGGAGCAGGGCCTGCTGGCCGCCGCACGGAGCAGTGGCGGCCAGCGTCACTACCTCGACGACGCGATCGACCGGGTGTATCTGATCCAGATGCTGTACGCCGCCGGCCTGTCCAGCCGAACCATCCTGGACCTGCTGCCCTGCGTCGACGCGAAGGTCAACACACCGCAGTCCCGGGCCATGCTCCGCGCCGAACGCGACCGCATCGATCGGCAGATCACCCAACTCCGGCAGGCGCGCGAGCGGCTCGACGCGGTCATAGCGCTCAGCGAGAGCCCGGCCAGCGGTTGCACCCGGACCGACACCGACGCCACGGTGGCGTAG
- a CDS encoding ROK family transcriptional regulator, translating into MTRVTADVTFLRGYNQALVMAVGRTARTFERATVVEATGLTPQAVSKVISRLTADGLIRPAGVRRPGIGKPAVVYELVPDSRYAIGAHVARRTLRLVLVDLAGTVHHSTVSPLPPDFTPEQLLDALNVGIDTMAGIGDLRSRLTGLGIGMIGPLDHANGVVRDAHGLRHWHDVPLRELAEKHLGLPVHLDKDVTAGITAEAWRHGATFRDAALIMVESGIGGGFWLGGAAHRGAHTNAGEFGHTVVDLTGPRCVCGRHGCLEIVHHHAAEAGDIAHAARVLAVGVVNLLQTLDLAHVVLAGADLLRHPQTYLAAVTEAVGADARRADWLSTRVALSSLGADVIAAGAAMQVLDQHYGIPELAPI; encoded by the coding sequence ATGACTCGCGTCACTGCCGACGTCACCTTCCTGCGCGGCTACAACCAGGCGCTGGTGATGGCGGTGGGACGCACCGCTCGCACGTTCGAGCGGGCGACAGTGGTCGAGGCCACCGGCCTGACCCCACAGGCGGTCTCCAAGGTCATCTCCCGGCTGACCGCCGACGGCCTGATCCGCCCCGCCGGCGTCCGGCGTCCGGGCATCGGCAAGCCCGCTGTCGTCTACGAACTCGTCCCGGACAGCCGGTACGCGATCGGCGCCCACGTGGCCCGGCGCACGCTGCGGCTCGTCCTGGTCGACCTGGCCGGCACCGTGCACCACTCGACGGTCAGCCCGCTGCCGCCGGACTTCACCCCGGAGCAGCTCCTCGACGCCCTGAACGTCGGCATCGACACGATGGCCGGCATCGGCGACCTGCGGAGCCGGCTCACCGGGCTGGGCATCGGCATGATCGGCCCACTCGACCACGCCAACGGCGTGGTCCGGGACGCTCACGGCCTGCGGCACTGGCACGACGTACCGCTGCGCGAGCTCGCCGAGAAGCACCTCGGCCTCCCCGTCCACCTGGACAAGGACGTCACCGCGGGGATCACGGCGGAGGCCTGGCGGCACGGCGCGACGTTCCGCGACGCGGCCCTCATCATGGTCGAGTCCGGCATCGGCGGAGGCTTCTGGCTGGGCGGCGCGGCCCACCGGGGGGCGCACACCAACGCGGGCGAGTTCGGCCACACTGTCGTCGACCTGACCGGGCCCCGGTGCGTCTGCGGCCGGCACGGGTGCCTGGAGATCGTGCACCACCACGCCGCCGAGGCCGGGGACATCGCCCACGCCGCCCGGGTGCTGGCCGTAGGCGTCGTCAACCTGCTCCAGACCCTCGACCTCGCCCACGTGGTGCTGGCGGGCGCGGACCTCCTCCGGCACCCGCAGACCTATCTCGCGGCGGTCACCGAGGCCGTCGGGGCGGACGCGCGACGCGCGGACTGGCTCAGCACGAGGGTGGCCCTGTCCAGCCTCGGCGCGGACGTGATCGCCGCGGGCGCCGCCATGCAGGTCCTCGACCAGCACTACGGCATTCCCGAGCTGGCCCCGATCTGA
- a CDS encoding MFS transporter, whose product MIELSRGRRLAALAALALGGVAVGLTEFVAMGLLPDIARGLLPHEYAQSSSDAVARAGWMITAYALGVVVGAPLIAALSARLPRKKLVLGLLVLFAVGTVASAIAPTFDLVLVARFAAALPHGAYFGAAGLLAATLMGPGNEARGFATVLGGLTVSNLVGVPLITRLGQAADWRVAYLVIAGFFVLTLLAVLAVVPEVAAAVDGSPATELRALRTSQVWLVAATGAVGFAGFFAVNTYIAPVTTDVTGLSAATVPWALVAVGLGMTVGNALGGWLADRDLQRSMVIGFVAMIVSIAVFSLVASSRVGLFVGAFLVGATSLYLGPVLQARLITVAPGAQLMGAALNQSAMNIANSLGAALGSVAIAAGLGYLAPARVGVVLAIVGLILGLVSFAVGRRTRERVPATV is encoded by the coding sequence GTGATCGAGTTGAGTAGAGGTCGACGGTTGGCGGCGCTGGCCGCCCTGGCACTGGGCGGCGTCGCGGTCGGCCTGACCGAGTTCGTGGCGATGGGCCTGCTGCCCGACATCGCTCGTGGTCTGCTCCCGCACGAGTACGCGCAGTCATCGTCGGACGCCGTCGCCCGGGCGGGCTGGATGATCACCGCGTACGCGCTCGGCGTGGTCGTCGGCGCGCCGCTGATCGCCGCGTTGAGCGCGCGCCTGCCCCGCAAGAAGCTCGTCCTCGGGTTGCTCGTGCTGTTCGCCGTCGGCACTGTCGCATCCGCGATCGCCCCCACCTTCGATCTGGTGCTGGTGGCCCGGTTCGCGGCGGCGCTGCCGCACGGCGCGTACTTCGGTGCGGCCGGTCTGCTCGCGGCGACCCTGATGGGTCCCGGTAACGAGGCCCGTGGTTTCGCCACTGTGTTGGGCGGCCTGACAGTGAGCAACCTGGTCGGCGTACCCCTCATCACGCGGCTCGGGCAGGCCGCCGACTGGCGGGTCGCGTACCTGGTCATCGCCGGCTTCTTCGTGCTCACCCTGCTGGCGGTGCTGGCCGTCGTGCCGGAGGTCGCCGCGGCGGTCGACGGCTCGCCAGCCACCGAGTTGCGGGCGCTGCGGACCTCGCAGGTCTGGCTGGTCGCCGCCACCGGCGCGGTCGGTTTCGCCGGCTTCTTCGCGGTGAACACCTACATCGCTCCGGTCACCACCGACGTCACCGGTCTCTCCGCCGCGACCGTGCCGTGGGCGTTGGTCGCTGTGGGTCTCGGAATGACAGTCGGTAACGCCCTGGGTGGCTGGCTGGCGGACCGTGACCTCCAGCGGAGCATGGTCATCGGCTTCGTGGCGATGATCGTGAGCATCGCCGTGTTCAGCCTCGTGGCGTCGTCCCGCGTCGGCCTGTTCGTGGGCGCGTTCCTGGTCGGTGCGACAAGCCTCTATCTCGGTCCGGTGCTCCAGGCGCGCCTGATCACCGTCGCCCCGGGAGCGCAGCTGATGGGCGCGGCGCTCAACCAGTCGGCCATGAACATCGCGAACAGCCTGGGCGCCGCGCTGGGCAGCGTCGCCATCGCCGCCGGCCTCGGTTACCTCGCGCCGGCCCGGGTGGGCGTCGTGCTGGCGATCGTCGGGTTGATCCTGGGACTGGTCAGCTTCGCCGTCGGTCGACGAACGCGCGAACGGGTCCCGGCCACCGTCTGA
- a CDS encoding alpha/beta hydrolase, whose product MHTSRRRLLSVLAGVALAASLSAVAVPRAAEAVAPPTYRPVIFVHGSAGSAAQFESQAKRLASNGYPIDIIEAHEYDSPNIAAILPQVFAGLDARISRLLAATGADRVDLLAHSLGTFVTQGYLNSSPERAARVAHYVNLDGRTATSPPGGVPTLAIWGEGDRARTVVGATNVHLPDQSHTQTVSSAESFGEIFGFLRGRAPHTTRIVPQLFGTARVSGRAVLFPSNVGVTGATLEVYMVNPLTGGRLSHRPTHRLSLGGDGSFGPLPVLATARYEFALVRPGAATHHFYVQPFLRSDSFLRLATSEPGEGLSALVDTSDRHTALTIQRQKEWWGDQGDAGDHLSINGRDVLNAANTPRAKRTIGIFAFDDGSDGVTDLTSPLPEFFSQTFITGMDVFIPATPAHLGLVRITVGQRGGGYEVINVPNWRSSTDRVTVSVDDF is encoded by the coding sequence ATGCACACATCTCGCCGGAGACTGCTCTCCGTGCTGGCCGGGGTCGCCCTCGCGGCCAGCCTGTCCGCCGTCGCCGTCCCGCGCGCCGCCGAAGCCGTCGCCCCACCGACGTACCGTCCAGTGATCTTCGTGCATGGCAGCGCCGGATCGGCGGCGCAGTTCGAGTCCCAGGCCAAACGACTCGCCAGCAACGGGTACCCGATCGACATCATCGAAGCTCACGAGTACGACTCCCCGAACATCGCGGCGATCCTGCCCCAGGTGTTCGCGGGGCTCGACGCACGGATCTCCCGCCTGCTGGCGGCCACCGGCGCGGACCGGGTGGACCTGCTCGCGCACTCGCTGGGCACCTTCGTCACGCAGGGCTACCTCAACAGTTCTCCGGAGCGTGCCGCCCGGGTCGCGCACTACGTCAACCTGGACGGACGCACCGCGACCTCCCCGCCCGGTGGTGTTCCCACGCTCGCGATCTGGGGCGAGGGCGACAGGGCCCGCACCGTCGTCGGCGCGACGAACGTGCACCTACCGGACCAGTCGCACACCCAGACCGTGTCGTCGGCCGAGTCGTTCGGCGAGATCTTCGGCTTCCTCCGGGGCCGCGCTCCCCACACGACGCGGATCGTGCCGCAACTCTTCGGCACCGCCCGGGTCTCGGGCCGCGCCGTGCTCTTCCCGAGCAACGTCGGTGTCACCGGTGCGACCCTCGAGGTCTACATGGTCAACCCACTCACCGGCGGCCGGCTGTCACACCGGCCCACGCATCGGTTGTCGCTGGGTGGCGACGGCTCGTTCGGCCCTCTCCCGGTGCTCGCCACGGCCCGCTACGAGTTCGCCCTCGTGCGCCCCGGCGCCGCGACGCACCACTTCTACGTCCAGCCGTTCCTCCGCTCTGATTCGTTCCTGCGCCTGGCGACCAGCGAGCCGGGCGAGGGCCTCAGCGCCCTGGTCGACACCAGCGACCGGCACACGGCGCTCACGATCCAACGCCAGAAGGAGTGGTGGGGCGACCAGGGTGACGCCGGCGACCACCTCTCGATCAACGGCAGGGATGTCCTGAACGCGGCGAACACACCGCGCGCCAAGAGGACGATCGGCATCTTCGCCTTCGACGACGGCAGCGATGGCGTCACGGACCTGACGAGCCCGTTGCCGGAGTTCTTCAGCCAGACCTTCATCACCGGCATGGACGTCTTCATCCCGGCGACACCGGCACACCTCGGCCTGGTCCGGATCACCGTGGGCCAACGCGGAGGCGGCTACGAGGTGATCAACGTGCCGAACTGGAGATCGAGCACCGACCGGGTGACGGTCAGCGTCGACGACTTCTGA
- a CDS encoding serine hydrolase domain-containing protein: MPVARRTLLGAGLAAATSALTGCGDNGASGPGSAGPGDAVTGTDAAGNRVGFGSAGDLRSPSAVPGAPVPPSGGTPPAGQAPYAQDVTALLRRHLPATPQTFQHKGFPGAVALVLVDGQTTVHTAVGEALRYGAGPKLLTASQRVAMRPDSIFDLASVTKVYTAILLLQQVDKGQVDLGAPVRDYLPAFTGAGKEQITVEMLLTHTSGLPVGAKVTGLPDNAARWNAVLTTPLVSGAVPGTTFRYSSVGLMVAGKIVEKVTGQRLDQALRTNLTSPLGLRDTGFNASSWMSTTSKANRLVATDARSSRGLLRGTVHDDVANHLGGIAGHAGIFASAADLAAIGQLLLDEGTYQGKRILAAATVRRMLSNHNAGKPAIDPERPNRTSAHGLGVVLNQSWFMGRLASARTFGHTGFAGPSLLVAPDRKLVLALLTNRAHPNWSWSNPDPVRAAVGDLLATKVS; this comes from the coding sequence ATGCCCGTTGCGCGTCGTACTCTGCTCGGGGCCGGCCTGGCCGCCGCGACCTCCGCCCTCACCGGCTGCGGCGACAACGGCGCGTCGGGCCCCGGTTCGGCCGGTCCCGGCGACGCGGTGACCGGGACGGACGCCGCCGGGAACCGGGTCGGGTTCGGTTCGGCGGGAGACCTCAGGTCACCGTCCGCCGTACCGGGCGCGCCGGTCCCCCCGAGCGGCGGCACCCCACCAGCGGGCCAGGCTCCCTACGCGCAGGACGTGACCGCCCTGCTCCGGCGACACCTGCCAGCCACACCGCAGACGTTTCAGCACAAGGGTTTCCCCGGTGCGGTCGCCCTCGTCCTGGTGGACGGCCAGACGACTGTGCACACCGCAGTCGGCGAGGCGCTGCGCTACGGCGCGGGCCCGAAGTTGTTGACGGCGAGCCAGCGCGTAGCGATGCGCCCGGACTCCATCTTCGACCTCGCCTCGGTCACCAAGGTCTACACGGCCATCCTGCTGTTGCAGCAGGTCGACAAGGGGCAGGTCGACCTCGGCGCTCCGGTGCGTGACTACCTGCCCGCCTTCACCGGCGCGGGCAAGGAGCAGATCACTGTCGAGATGCTGCTCACCCACACCAGCGGCCTCCCCGTCGGCGCCAAGGTCACCGGCCTGCCCGACAACGCGGCCCGGTGGAACGCCGTGCTCACCACGCCGCTGGTCTCCGGCGCGGTGCCGGGCACCACGTTCCGCTATTCCAGCGTCGGGCTCATGGTCGCCGGCAAGATCGTTGAGAAGGTCACCGGCCAGCGGCTGGACCAGGCACTCCGGACCAACCTCACCAGCCCGCTCGGCCTGCGCGACACCGGCTTCAACGCCAGCAGCTGGATGTCCACCACCTCGAAGGCCAACCGACTGGTCGCCACCGACGCCCGCTCGTCCCGGGGCCTGCTGCGGGGCACCGTCCACGACGACGTCGCCAACCACCTCGGCGGCATCGCTGGCCACGCCGGCATCTTCGCCTCCGCGGCCGATCTCGCGGCCATCGGTCAGCTGCTCCTCGACGAGGGCACCTACCAGGGCAAGCGGATCCTGGCCGCGGCGACCGTGCGGCGGATGCTCAGCAACCACAACGCCGGCAAACCCGCCATCGACCCCGAGCGACCCAACCGGACCTCGGCGCACGGCCTCGGGGTCGTCCTCAACCAGAGCTGGTTCATGGGGAGGCTCGCCTCGGCCCGGACCTTCGGCCACACCGGGTTCGCCGGCCCCTCGCTGCTGGTCGCGCCGGACCGCAAACTCGTCCTGGCACTGCTCACCAACCGCGCGCATCCCAACTGGAGCTGGTCGAACCCGGACCCGGTCCGCGCCGCCGTCGGCGACCTGCTCGCCACGAAGGTCAGCTGA
- a CDS encoding FAD-dependent oxidoreductase, whose protein sequence is MSLSPSRVFAELNAARPPDQPSPTIGTAVVVGGSVAGLLAARVLSDYADTVVIIDRDDPQVTGARPGVPQGTQLHALLPGGLFQLERLFPGFRDEALARGAIEAPPTARRNYLDGRLKVVVPDDADSLAGSRPLLEGLIRQQVLRLPNVKTITARATGLVFDGTAVSGVRCEVGGVPGVERADLVVDAMGRSSKLSDWLEQADWDRPVTRRMTVHLNYATALFRRPEVTPASTVVLALNTARAAVDVAGAAFFAIEDGRWMAMMAGYGKDRPGRTADDFVRRLREQFPPEFGEVADQEMIGDVQTYHHADSRRRDFHALKRLPAGLISVGDAVASFNPVYGQGMTAAALHAACLSTYLRSGPDLRAPARHYLALQKVVVDAAWSLSTSADLALPHVDGPYPRGYRLSRWASGQIIAATVTDVTTARRFNDVVSMREHPSSLARPGVLLGALRANRRAR, encoded by the coding sequence ATGTCCCTCTCCCCATCCCGGGTCTTCGCAGAGCTGAACGCGGCTCGACCCCCTGACCAGCCGTCCCCGACGATCGGAACGGCCGTCGTGGTCGGCGGCAGCGTCGCCGGTCTGCTGGCCGCCCGGGTGCTGTCCGATTACGCCGACACCGTCGTCATCATCGACCGGGACGACCCGCAGGTGACCGGCGCGCGCCCCGGCGTACCCCAGGGAACCCAGCTGCACGCGCTGCTGCCCGGCGGCCTCTTCCAGTTGGAGCGGCTGTTCCCCGGATTCCGCGACGAGGCACTGGCGCGCGGCGCGATCGAGGCGCCGCCCACGGCCCGGCGCAACTACCTCGACGGGCGTCTGAAGGTCGTCGTCCCCGACGACGCCGACAGTCTGGCGGGCAGTCGGCCGCTGCTGGAGGGCCTGATCCGTCAGCAGGTGCTGCGGCTGCCCAACGTCAAGACGATCACCGCCCGCGCCACCGGCCTCGTGTTCGACGGCACCGCGGTCAGCGGGGTCCGCTGTGAGGTCGGCGGGGTGCCCGGTGTCGAGCGGGCCGACCTCGTGGTGGACGCCATGGGGCGGTCCAGCAAACTGTCGGACTGGCTGGAGCAGGCCGACTGGGACCGGCCCGTCACCCGGCGGATGACAGTGCACCTCAACTACGCGACCGCCCTGTTCCGTCGCCCGGAGGTCACCCCGGCCTCGACGGTCGTGCTCGCACTGAACACCGCCAGGGCGGCGGTCGACGTGGCCGGGGCCGCGTTCTTCGCCATCGAGGACGGCCGGTGGATGGCCATGATGGCCGGTTACGGCAAGGACCGCCCGGGGCGCACCGCCGACGACTTCGTCCGGCGCCTGCGGGAGCAGTTCCCACCGGAGTTCGGCGAGGTCGCCGACCAGGAGATGATCGGTGACGTCCAGACCTACCACCACGCCGACAGCCGGCGACGGGACTTCCACGCGCTCAAGCGGTTACCGGCCGGCCTGATCAGCGTCGGCGACGCCGTCGCGTCGTTCAACCCGGTGTACGGGCAGGGCATGACGGCGGCGGCCCTGCACGCGGCCTGCCTGTCGACGTACCTCCGGTCCGGTCCGGATCTGCGGGCGCCCGCGCGCCACTACCTCGCGCTCCAGAAGGTGGTGGTCGACGCCGCCTGGTCGCTGTCGACCTCGGCGGATCTGGCGTTGCCGCACGTCGACGGGCCCTACCCGCGCGGCTACCGGCTCTCCAGATGGGCCAGTGGGCAGATCATCGCGGCGACCGTCACGGATGTGACGACCGCGCGGCGGTTCAACGACGTGGTCTCCATGCGCGAGCACCCGAGCTCGCTGGCCCGACCCGGCGTGCTCCTGGGAGCCCTGCGCGCCAATCGGCGCGCACGCTGA
- a CDS encoding heme-degrading domain-containing protein, with protein sequence MSADRESWPTLDELLREEDELELAGLSETDAYELGMRAVAAATEQQLPVSVGVWRAGRQLFHCGLPGSTADNDAWLRRKGRVVMRFEHSSLYMARLCQDKQVTLAERFGLPASRYAAAGGAVPLRVRGTGVVGWVGVSGLPQLDDHRFVVDILRKLPR encoded by the coding sequence ATGTCAGCTGACCGTGAATCGTGGCCGACGCTCGACGAGCTGCTGCGCGAGGAGGACGAGCTGGAGCTCGCGGGCCTGTCCGAGACCGACGCGTACGAGCTGGGGATGCGCGCCGTCGCCGCGGCGACCGAGCAGCAGCTGCCGGTCTCGGTGGGGGTGTGGCGGGCCGGACGGCAGCTGTTCCACTGTGGCCTGCCGGGCTCGACGGCGGACAACGACGCGTGGCTGCGCCGCAAGGGGCGGGTGGTGATGCGCTTCGAGCACTCCTCGCTCTACATGGCGCGGCTGTGCCAGGACAAGCAGGTGACGCTGGCCGAGCGGTTCGGGCTGCCGGCCTCGCGGTACGCGGCGGCCGGGGGCGCGGTGCCCCTGCGCGTGCGCGGCACCGGTGTGGTGGGCTGGGTCGGCGTCTCCGGGCTGCCGCAGCTGGACGACCACCGCTTCGTGGTCGACATCCTCCGCAAGCTGCCCCGCTAG